Proteins encoded in a region of the Vitis riparia cultivar Riparia Gloire de Montpellier isolate 1030 chromosome 7, EGFV_Vit.rip_1.0, whole genome shotgun sequence genome:
- the LOC117918761 gene encoding G-type lectin S-receptor-like serine/threonine-protein kinase CES101, translating into MYSSFGGFSSYLRMGQGLGFFFFILSCVCLGRPCFCSAHTDSIKPGEGLQFSKLLVSAQETFTLGFFSLDTRSYLGIWYTSDVNNKKVWVANRDNPISGTNANLMLDGNGTLMIIHSGGDPIVLNSNQASRNSIATLLDSGNFVVSALNSDGSVKQTLWESFDDPTDTLLPGMKLGINLKTGQNWSLASWINEQVPDPGTFTLEWNGTQLIMKRRGDIYWSSGILKDRSFEFIQTHHNIYYFISVCNDNEIYFSYSVQDGAISKWVLNWRGGFFDTYGTLFVKEDMCDPYDKYPGCAVQEPPTCRTRDFQFMKQSVLNSGYPSLMNIDTSLGLSDCQAICRNNCSCTACNTVFTNGTGCQFWRDKLPRAQVGDANQEELYVLSSSEDIGKPWWIWIIILVVVVFLFLLAVFCCSQRNSRGETSRKRRKSSIDNVKQFSLVSVMAATNNFSDENKIGKGGFGSVYKGKLSTGQEIAVKRLSRDSRQGPEQFDNERLIAKQQHRNLVRLLGYCIEGEEKMLIYEFMPNRSLEDVLFAPAGRKGLDWNTRCNIIEGIAQGLDYLHKHSRLNMVHRDLKASNILLDDDMNPKISDFGTARIFEPNASEVKTNNIVGTFGYMPPEYVIEGWCSPKTDVYSFGVLMLEIVSGQRIIPPDCKGDNLSLIRNAWKLWGEGNSLKLVDPAMVGPHSTTQIVRWIRVALLCIQKHEERPTMSDVCSMLNTREPPEPNPPAIFALR; encoded by the exons ATGTACTCATCCTTTGGTGGTTTCTCCTCTTACTTGCGAATGGGTCAGGGgttgggttttttcttctttatcttgTCATGTGTCTGTTTGGGAAGGCCTTGCTTTTGTAGTGCACACACAGACAGCATCAAACCTGGGGAAGGGCTTCAATTCTCGAAGCTACTGGTTTCGGCACAAGAGACTTTCACACTGGGGTTCTTTAGCTTGGACACCCGCAGTTATTTAGGAATCTGGTACACAAGTGATGTTAACAACAAGAAAGTTTGGGTTGCTAACAGAGACAACCCTATATCTGGCACCAATGCAAATCTCATGCTGGATGGCAATGGAACATTGATGATCATTCACAGTGGGGGTGATCCAATTGTCTTGAATTCCAATCAAGCATCCAGAAACTCCATAGCTACCTTGCTTGATTCTGGAAATTTTGTTGTGTCTGCGTTAAATTCAGATGGATCTGTGAAGCAGACACTATGGGAAAGTTTCGATGATCCTACAGACACGCTCCTGCCTGGGATGAAACTAGGCATCAACTTGAAAACCGGGCAAAACTGGTCACTTGCTTCGTGGATAAACGAACAAGTGCCTGATCCTGGGACTTTCACTCTAGAATGGAATGGCACACAATTGATAATGAAACGCCGGGGGGACATCTACTGGAGCAGTGGAATTCTGAAAGATCGGAGTTTTGAGTTCATTCAAACTCACCATAACATCTACTATTTCATCAGTGTTTGTAATGACAACGAGATCTACTTCAGCTATTCAGTTCAAGACGGAGCTATTTCAAAGTGGGTATTGAACTGGAGAGGGGGATTTTTTGACACTTACGGAACTCTATTCGTGAAGGAAGATATGTGTGATCCTTATGACAAATATCCAGGGTGTGCAGTGCAAGAGCCACCCACTTGCAGGACTAGAGACTTCCAATTCATGAAGCAATCGGTTCTCAATTCAGGATATCCATCATTAATGAACATAGATACGAGCTTGGGCCTTAGTGATTGTCAGGCTATATGCAGGAACAATTGTTCTTGTACTGCTTGTAATACTGTATTCACCAATGGAACTGGATGTCAGTTTTGGAGGGATAAATTGCCACGAGCCCAAGTGGGTGATGCAAATCAGGAGGAGCTCTACGTTTTGTCCTCATCAGAAGACATAG GGAAGCCTTGGTGGATATGGATTATCATTCTCGTTGTAGTAGTATTTCTGTTCTTGTTAGCTGTCTTTTGTTGTTCACAGAGAAACTCCAGAG GGGAAACTTCTCGTAAAAGGCGCAAATCATCAATTGACAATGTCAAACAGTTCAGTTTAGTTTCTGTTATGGCTGCCACGAATAACTTTtcagatgaaaataaaattggaaaggGTGGTTTTGGTTCTGTCTATAAG GGGAAATTATCCACGGGCCAAGAAATAGCAGTGAAGAGACTTTCAAGGGATTCCAGACAGGGACCAGAGCAGTTTGATAATGAAAGACTGATTGCCAAACAACAACACAGAAATCTTGTCAGACTTTTGGGTTACTGCATCGAGGGAGAAGAAAAGATGTTAATCTATGAGTTCATGCCCAACAGAAGCTTGGAAGACGTCCTCTTTG CTCCTGCTGGAAGAAAGGGGTTGGACTGGAATACACGGTGCAATATAATCGAGGGGATTGCGCAAGGACTTGATTACTTGCACAAACATTCAAGATTAAACATGGTTCATAGAGATCTAAAAGCAAGTAACATCCTACTTGATGATGACATGAACCccaaaatttctgattttggcACTGCCAGAATTTTTGAGCCAAATGCATCAGAAGTAAAAACCAATAATATTGTTGGAACATT TGGTTACATGCCACCTGAGTATGTCATTGAGGGATGGTGTTCACCGAAAACagatgtttatagctttgggGTCCTGATGTTGGAGATTGTGAGCGGCCAGAGGATTATTCCCCCTGATTGTAAGGGTGACAACTTAAGTCTTATACGAAAT GCTTGGAAGTTATGGGGAGAAGGCAATAGCTTGAAACTAGTGGATCCAGCGATGGTGGGTCCCCACTCAACAACCCAAATAGTGAGATGGATTCGTGTTGCTCTCTTGTGTATACAGAAGCATGAAGAGAGGCCTACAATGTCAGATGTTTGCTCCATGCTTAACACAAGGGAGCCACCCGAGCCAAATCCACCCGCAATTTTTGCGCTCAGATGA